In Planctomycetia bacterium, the following proteins share a genomic window:
- a CDS encoding sigma-54 dependent transcriptional regulator, protein MTEPRTPQSIDLLIVDDDDEYRSTVVRRLGRRGYRIQEASNGEAALEAVQRREFDVALLDMVMPGMSGVDLTEKLKAIQADCEVVLLTGQGTVETAVRSMKLGAFDYLMKPCPLADLEVVIERAVARRQLTKENVQLKQVLSRVQSAPDMLGNSAPMREVYHLIERAGPTEKAILIQGESGTGKELVARALHRHSLRADRPLVVINCAALAETLLESELFGHEKGSFTGAIASKPGLFEMADGGTLFIDEIGEMPGSLQPKLLRVLEDGSMRRIGSVKERRVDVRIVAATNRDMAAEVKAGRFREDLYYRINVMSLQLPPLRERNGDVALLVRKFLGSEWLIEPEALAAIERYTWPGNIRQLINAIDRAKILADGRTVHLKDLPREVVLGPQPAAPSATAASGSASDPSDASLASIERAHVVEILRRERGNKARAARALGVNRRSLYRLLERYGLSADGSEAPVTDRAS, encoded by the coding sequence ATGACCGAACCTCGAACTCCGCAATCCATCGACCTGTTGATCGTCGACGACGATGACGAATACCGGAGTACCGTCGTGCGGCGGCTCGGTCGCCGCGGCTACCGGATCCAAGAAGCTTCGAACGGCGAGGCCGCGCTTGAAGCGGTGCAGCGCCGCGAATTCGATGTGGCACTGCTCGATATGGTGATGCCGGGCATGTCCGGCGTCGACCTGACGGAAAAGCTCAAGGCGATCCAGGCGGATTGCGAAGTCGTGTTGCTGACCGGTCAAGGGACCGTCGAAACGGCCGTGCGGAGCATGAAGCTGGGAGCGTTCGACTACTTGATGAAGCCTTGTCCGTTGGCCGATTTGGAAGTCGTCATCGAGCGAGCGGTCGCACGGCGGCAGCTTACCAAGGAAAACGTACAGCTGAAGCAAGTGTTGTCTCGCGTTCAGTCTGCTCCCGACATGCTCGGCAACTCCGCGCCGATGCGTGAGGTGTACCACCTCATCGAGCGCGCCGGACCGACCGAAAAAGCGATCCTCATCCAAGGCGAAAGCGGCACCGGCAAGGAACTCGTTGCGCGTGCGCTTCATCGTCATAGCCTTCGCGCTGATAGGCCGTTGGTCGTGATCAACTGCGCCGCGCTGGCCGAAACATTGTTGGAAAGCGAGTTGTTCGGGCACGAAAAAGGCTCGTTCACCGGCGCCATCGCGAGCAAGCCCGGTTTGTTCGAAATGGCCGACGGCGGCACCCTTTTCATCGATGAAATCGGCGAAATGCCGGGCTCCTTGCAGCCGAAGCTGCTGCGCGTGTTGGAAGACGGTTCGATGCGTCGCATCGGGTCGGTCAAGGAGCGACGCGTCGACGTGCGCATCGTGGCGGCGACGAATCGGGACATGGCTGCGGAGGTCAAGGCCGGACGGTTTCGCGAAGACCTTTATTACCGGATCAACGTGATGTCGCTGCAACTGCCGCCGCTGCGCGAGCGGAACGGCGACGTCGCCCTTTTGGTCCGTAAGTTTCTCGGTAGTGAGTGGCTGATCGAGCCCGAGGCGCTCGCGGCGATCGAGCGCTACACCTGGCCGGGCAATATCCGGCAGCTCATCAATGCGATCGACCGCGCCAAGATTCTTGCCGACGGCCGCACCGTGCATCTGAAGGACTTGCCGCGCGAGGTCGTCCTGGGGCCGCAGCCGGCCGCGCCGTCGGCGACGGCCGCATCGGGCTCCGCTTCCGATCCCTCCGATGCGTCACTGGCGTCGATCGAGCGGGCCCACGTCGTCGAGATTCTGCGCCGCGAGCGCGGCAATAAGGCCCGAGCCGCCCGCGCGCTCGGCGTGAACCGACGCAGCCTCTATCGGCTGCTGGAGCGTTACGGCCTCTCGGCCGACGGCTCCGAAGCCCCGGTAACAGATCGCGCTTCGTAA
- a CDS encoding hemerythrin domain-containing protein, whose product MSNGHYVHEVNPYYLQARSEHRDLHAAIERIRSKLDGTCEVDASAASIAEIRLLITDLRDRLACHFRQEEKGGYLEEATIRLPQVAPQASALQRQHEELLAAANAMLYHAYSADAAPLVWSDLKADYTRFSKHVEAHEAAENALLSRAFNEDSGLDV is encoded by the coding sequence ATGAGCAACGGCCACTACGTCCACGAGGTGAATCCGTATTACTTACAAGCTCGGAGCGAACATCGCGATCTTCACGCTGCGATCGAGCGCATTCGCAGCAAGTTGGATGGGACGTGCGAAGTCGATGCGTCGGCGGCGAGTATCGCCGAAATAAGATTGCTCATCACCGACCTTCGTGATCGTCTTGCCTGCCATTTCCGGCAGGAAGAGAAAGGTGGTTACTTGGAAGAAGCGACGATCCGCCTTCCGCAAGTCGCTCCGCAGGCATCCGCTCTCCAACGCCAACACGAGGAATTGCTCGCCGCCGCCAACGCAATGCTCTATCACGCATACTCCGCCGACGCCGCTCCGTTGGTGTGGTCCGATTTGAAAGCTGACTACACCCGATTTTCTAAGCATGTCGAAGCCCACGAAGCGGCTGAGAATGCCCTGCTTTCCCGAGCCTTCAACGAAGATTCCGGCCTCGACGTGTGA
- a CDS encoding universal stress protein, protein MKTRKILFPTDFSSKGEAALEYAAALARERNALLVIVHVQEPPVMYGDGAYYYGAPEPDADVLRNMLLAVKPHDSAVACDYRFVQGLPAQAILSAAKEQDVDLIVMSSHGRTGLSRLLMGSVAEEVMRGAACPVMVVKPTAKVDAAVAVGLKP, encoded by the coding sequence ATGAAGACGCGCAAGATTCTCTTTCCCACCGACTTTTCGAGCAAAGGGGAAGCTGCCCTCGAATACGCGGCGGCATTGGCTCGCGAACGAAATGCCTTGCTGGTGATCGTGCACGTGCAAGAGCCGCCGGTAATGTATGGAGACGGTGCGTACTACTACGGGGCGCCGGAGCCGGACGCCGATGTGCTGCGGAACATGCTCCTGGCGGTGAAGCCGCACGACTCGGCCGTCGCTTGCGACTATCGTTTTGTGCAAGGCTTGCCGGCGCAGGCGATCCTGTCCGCCGCGAAGGAACAGGACGTCGACCTGATCGTCATGAGCAGTCACGGCCGGACCGGCCTGAGCCGACTCTTGATGGGAAGCGTCGCGGAAGAAGTCATGCGAGGCGCCGCGTGTCCGGTCATGGTCGTCAAACCGACCGCGAAGGTCGACGCGGCGGTCGCCGTGGGGCTCAAGCCATGA